The Candidatus Accumulibacter similis genome has a segment encoding these proteins:
- a CDS encoding ISL3 family transposase, with translation MIEMLFTQALGLVAPWQVKQVDFNREAGRIDFQGTFGGSRHVCPACGAAAQPLHDRLVRSWRHLDFFQYEAYLHAEVPRVACSGCGKVTQIAVPWAREGSRFTLLFEALTLMLAQTMSVLAAGRLVRVPPRRLWRVIEHHVGKARARESHAEVRAVGIDETACRRGQEYLSVFYDLDAQRLIFATPGRDKSCLERFAEDLTVHGGQPQAVTHVSMDMSRSFQAGAAEHFPQATVCFDRFHVVALGSKALDEVRRAEVKSQPELKGTRWSLLKNPSAWTIPQLQTIHWLQRSNLKTARAWRIKQALRAIYATARSPDEARPLFHRWLSWARRCRLDPFKRLSRTFTAHLTGILNGFEAGKHNGRVEAMNRALQEARARARGYRRVENFISMAYLVAGKLSHLPTPPFAQMALVPHKTE, from the coding sequence ATGATCGAGATGCTCTTCACCCAGGCGCTGGGCCTGGTTGCGCCGTGGCAGGTCAAGCAGGTCGACTTCAACCGGGAGGCCGGCCGGATTGACTTTCAAGGGACGTTTGGCGGCAGCCGGCACGTCTGCCCGGCCTGTGGAGCGGCGGCGCAGCCTTTGCATGATCGACTGGTGCGCTCCTGGAGACATCTCGACTTCTTCCAGTACGAGGCCTACCTGCACGCCGAAGTGCCGCGAGTGGCGTGCTCGGGCTGCGGGAAGGTGACGCAGATTGCCGTGCCGTGGGCACGTGAGGGGAGTCGCTTCACGCTCCTGTTCGAAGCCTTGACGCTGATGCTCGCACAGACCATGTCGGTGCTCGCGGCTGGCCGCCTGGTTCGTGTACCGCCCCGTCGGCTGTGGCGGGTCATTGAGCACCATGTCGGCAAGGCCCGTGCCAGAGAGTCGCATGCCGAGGTGCGCGCGGTCGGAATCGATGAGACGGCTTGCCGGCGAGGCCAGGAGTATCTCTCTGTTTTCTATGACCTGGATGCGCAGCGCCTGATCTTTGCCACGCCCGGCCGGGACAAGTCCTGCCTGGAGCGGTTCGCCGAGGACCTGACCGTGCATGGCGGTCAGCCACAAGCGGTCACGCATGTCAGCATGGATATGAGCCGTTCGTTTCAGGCCGGCGCCGCCGAGCACTTCCCGCAAGCCACCGTCTGCTTTGACCGCTTTCATGTCGTCGCACTCGGCAGCAAGGCGCTCGACGAGGTGCGACGCGCCGAGGTCAAGAGCCAGCCCGAACTCAAGGGTACGCGCTGGAGTCTGCTCAAGAATCCCTCCGCCTGGACGATCCCGCAACTCCAGACCATCCACTGGCTGCAGCGCTCCAACCTCAAGACCGCACGGGCCTGGCGCATCAAACAGGCCTTGCGAGCCATCTACGCGACGGCCCGATCGCCTGACGAAGCCCGGCCACTCTTCCACCGCTGGCTCAGCTGGGCCAGACGCTGTCGACTCGATCCCTTCAAGCGCCTTTCCCGAACGTTCACCGCCCACCTCACCGGCATCCTCAACGGCTTCGAAGCCGGCAAGCACAACGGTCGCGTCGAGGCCATGAACCGCGCACTCCAGGAAGCGCGAGCCCGTGCTCGCGGCTACCGCCGCGTCGAAAACTTCATCTCCATGGCCTACCTCGTTGCCGGAAAACTCTCTCACTTGCCCACCCCTCCGTTTGCCCAGATGGCCCTCGTTCCACACAAAACGGAGTAA
- a CDS encoding topoisomerase DNA-binding C4 zinc finger domain-containing protein: MPSIAETIEELHTALKSNANEHQLLILIERSLDSLRSQYRMHKNEFSDDTVHFLKSLSALQESLREFIEAIEEKKWVRTRDDAQELAGQLGELRDKLSPHLVAKRAEKELREIIAKAQSLPFAAVVAGESELQKQRARLERAAKRCNNCGARMVLRESQHGYFWWCSTFPTCFARRWLSPEDSESLLQ; this comes from the coding sequence ATGCCATCGATTGCGGAGACTATAGAGGAGCTTCATACGGCATTGAAGAGCAATGCCAATGAGCATCAATTGCTTATTCTTATCGAACGGAGCCTGGATTCACTGCGGTCACAATATCGCATGCATAAGAATGAGTTCTCCGACGATACTGTCCACTTCTTGAAATCACTTTCCGCACTTCAGGAATCACTCCGAGAGTTCATCGAGGCTATTGAAGAGAAAAAGTGGGTTCGCACTCGTGATGACGCGCAGGAACTCGCTGGACAACTTGGCGAGCTTCGGGACAAGCTCTCACCTCATCTGGTTGCTAAGCGTGCTGAAAAAGAACTACGAGAGATCATTGCAAAGGCACAGTCCCTCCCGTTTGCAGCCGTTGTAGCCGGTGAGAGCGAACTTCAGAAGCAACGTGCCCGCCTTGAACGTGCAGCAAAGCGGTGCAATAACTGCGGCGCAAGAATGGTGTTGCGCGAGAGTCAGCACGGCTATTTTTGGTGGTGTAGCACTTTTCCTACCTGTTTTGCCCGCCGATGGTTATCTCCCGAAGACTCAGAGTCGCTGCTCCAATGA
- the flgK gene encoding flagellar hook-associated protein FlgK, giving the protein MGSGILGTGVSGLLAAQHGLQTTEHNIANANTPGYTRQRVLQGSNAGVNTGSGFLGQGTHVATVERLYSRFLTEQVDRSQSGASQLDTYAAQIKQIDNLLADSSAGLSPALQGFFDGVAQVAANPSHLPSRQTLVSNAQGLSARYQSLGTQLAQMYDGINGEIRDSVKAINSYAEQIARLNEQIGLAQASTGHSANDLLDTRDYLVAQLNTLIRARSSANGDGSINIFVGNGQQLVVGSQSIGLAVTVSASDPSRLAVGVKSNAGVQEMPESLISGGALGGLLAFRSESLDRVSSDLGRSAVSLALTVNAQSALGQDLLGQSNLSPPPSGFTPELFTVAEPGVQADNRNPAGSPRVSASFTTPPPFSGNFYTDLVASDYRLTSDGASVTLTRLADKRQWTAADLAALDVQLQGEPQGFSLASSAPLPAGASYLVQPTRDAASKIAVNPAVVADPRLIPAAAPIRTSASASNTGSARVSPGSVGPGYEALGAALPLAVVYENGQLRNFPAGTQVSIDGGAPQLIASTASGVPYTSGASVTLVGAANTTPPSGITFSISGVPNNGDSFVLARNAGATADGRNILALAELQTRDTMSGKTASFQESYAQLVSENGNRTRQAQIGGEAQKALLKQAQESRDSLSGVNLDEEAANLIRYQQAYQASAKALQIATDLFDTILGIAGR; this is encoded by the coding sequence ATGGGCTCAGGAATCCTTGGTACAGGTGTCAGCGGCCTGCTGGCCGCGCAGCACGGGTTGCAGACCACCGAACACAACATTGCCAACGCCAACACTCCGGGCTACACGCGGCAGCGGGTGCTCCAGGGAAGCAACGCGGGCGTGAACACCGGTTCCGGCTTTCTCGGTCAGGGTACCCATGTGGCGACCGTCGAGCGGCTGTACAGCCGCTTTCTCACCGAGCAGGTGGACCGTTCGCAGAGTGGCGCCAGCCAGCTCGATACCTATGCGGCACAGATCAAGCAGATCGACAACCTGCTCGCCGACAGCAGTGCCGGCCTGTCGCCGGCACTGCAGGGTTTCTTTGATGGAGTTGCACAGGTGGCGGCCAATCCGTCTCACTTGCCGAGCCGGCAGACCCTGGTCTCCAATGCGCAGGGGTTGAGCGCCCGCTACCAGTCGCTGGGCACGCAACTCGCCCAAATGTACGACGGCATCAATGGCGAAATCAGGGACAGTGTCAAGGCCATCAACTCCTACGCCGAACAGATTGCCCGCCTGAACGAGCAGATCGGCCTCGCGCAGGCGTCGACCGGCCATTCTGCCAATGACCTCCTGGACACCCGTGACTACCTGGTCGCCCAACTGAACACCCTGATCAGGGCGAGAAGCAGCGCCAATGGAGACGGCAGCATCAACATCTTCGTCGGCAATGGTCAGCAACTGGTCGTCGGGTCGCAGTCGATCGGCCTTGCCGTCACCGTCTCGGCCAGTGATCCGTCGCGTCTGGCGGTCGGTGTGAAGAGCAACGCCGGAGTACAGGAGATGCCGGAGTCGTTGATCAGCGGCGGCGCATTGGGGGGCTTGCTGGCTTTTCGCAGCGAATCGCTGGACCGCGTGAGCAGCGACCTGGGACGCAGTGCGGTCTCGCTGGCGCTGACCGTCAACGCTCAGAGCGCGCTCGGGCAGGACCTCCTCGGCCAGTCGAATCTGTCGCCGCCGCCGTCGGGCTTCACGCCGGAATTGTTCACGGTCGCCGAGCCCGGCGTGCAGGCCGATAACCGGAATCCGGCCGGCAGCCCGCGCGTCAGTGCAAGCTTCACGACGCCGCCGCCGTTCAGCGGCAACTTCTATACCGACCTCGTGGCGAGCGATTACCGCCTCACTTCCGACGGCGCCAGCGTCACCCTGACCCGGCTGGCGGACAAGCGGCAGTGGACGGCGGCTGACCTGGCAGCTCTGGACGTGCAGTTGCAGGGTGAGCCGCAGGGCTTCTCGCTCGCTTCGTCGGCGCCTTTGCCGGCAGGTGCCAGCTATCTCGTGCAGCCGACGCGCGACGCGGCGAGCAAGATCGCGGTCAACCCGGCAGTGGTGGCCGATCCGCGCCTGATCCCGGCGGCCGCCCCGATCAGGACCAGTGCCAGCGCGTCGAACACTGGTTCGGCGCGGGTCTCGCCCGGCAGTGTCGGGCCGGGATACGAGGCTCTCGGCGCCGCCCTGCCGCTTGCCGTCGTGTACGAGAACGGTCAGTTGCGCAATTTTCCGGCCGGTACGCAGGTGTCGATCGACGGTGGCGCACCACAGCTGATCGCCAGCACCGCCAGTGGCGTACCCTACACCAGCGGCGCCAGCGTCACCCTCGTCGGGGCGGCCAATACCACCCCGCCCAGCGGTATCACGTTCAGCATCAGCGGAGTGCCGAACAACGGTGACAGTTTCGTGCTGGCGAGAAACGCCGGCGCCACTGCCGATGGCCGCAACATCCTGGCGCTCGCGGAACTGCAGACGCGGGACACCATGTCCGGCAAGACGGCTTCGTTCCAGGAAAGCTACGCGCAGTTGGTCAGCGAAAACGGCAACCGAACCAGGCAGGCACAGATCGGCGGTGAGGCGCAGAAAGCATTGCTGAAGCAGGCACAGGAGAGCCGCGATTCGCTTTCGGGAGTCAATCTCGACGAGGAAGCCGCCAACCTGATCCGCTATCAGCAGGCGTACCAGGCGTCGGCGAAGGCGCTGCAGATTGCTACCGACCTGTTCGACACCATCCTGGGCATCGCGGGTCGTTAG
- a CDS encoding DNA repair protein → MAKFLNTSATNYFLEELIKGAKDRLILISPFLRLNDRIKELLEDKNRLKIDVRVVYGKSELQPGEISWLTELSYLRTSYCKNLHAKCYLNEELCIITSLNLYEFSQVNNNEMGVLIRRSEDAELYKDAYEEAQRIIRISDEVRISVETVEKKSEPTSESDEQSADKLTTSKLAQKMGIKTADLTEQLTTAGYLAARDGKNYITQKGKDSGGEFRMSPKHGPYFLWPESFRP, encoded by the coding sequence ATGGCAAAGTTTCTCAACACGAGTGCAACGAACTACTTCCTCGAAGAACTCATCAAGGGCGCGAAGGATCGCCTCATTCTCATCAGTCCATTTCTTCGCTTGAACGATAGAATCAAAGAGCTGCTGGAAGACAAGAACCGCTTGAAGATCGATGTACGGGTGGTCTACGGAAAGAGCGAACTCCAACCCGGTGAGATCAGTTGGCTTACTGAACTCTCTTACCTTCGGACGAGCTACTGCAAGAACCTCCACGCAAAGTGCTACCTCAACGAAGAGCTATGCATTATCACCAGCTTGAACCTCTACGAGTTTAGCCAAGTGAACAACAACGAAATGGGCGTTCTCATTCGGCGCTCCGAAGACGCCGAGCTCTACAAGGACGCCTACGAAGAAGCACAGCGCATCATTCGCATCAGTGATGAGGTACGCATTTCCGTCGAGACCGTTGAGAAAAAGTCGGAGCCAACAAGCGAATCAGATGAACAGTCCGCCGACAAACTGACGACTTCCAAGCTGGCACAAAAGATGGGAATCAAGACCGCCGACCTTACCGAGCAATTGACAACGGCTGGCTATCTGGCAGCACGGGACGGGAAGAACTACATCACGCAAAAGGGGAAAGATTCCGGGGGTGAGTTTCGTATGAGTCCAAAGCACGGCCCGTATTTCCTTTGGCCCGAGAGCTTTCGTCCGTGA
- the flgJ gene encoding flagellar assembly peptidoglycan hydrolase FlgJ codes for MKAPELATQRLVLDPAAAGDLRNRLRTDPQAGVRQAARQFEGMLLHLMLKSMRDATPTSGVLDSEQSRFFAAIGDQQLAQELASQAPLGFAGLIERQLARQRGGVVQTVPPALGSGSPAQSVLPARRPLPAVAADQPEVPRAAAATPDARADSAQRRRDFVDRVWSHAVEAATRTGVPAHFLVAQSALESGWGKRELRMADGSPSFNVFGIKAGRGWSGATVEVQTTEFVDGMPQSVRAKFRAYDSYAEAFRDYAQLLSNHPRYASVIGQQDGVQFARSLQRAGYATDPMYADKLARIIGGSTLRQALSAA; via the coding sequence ATGAAGGCTCCTGAGCTCGCAACGCAGCGCCTGGTACTCGACCCGGCTGCTGCCGGCGACCTGCGCAACCGGTTGCGCACCGATCCGCAGGCGGGAGTCAGGCAGGCGGCGCGACAGTTCGAGGGAATGCTTCTGCACCTGATGCTGAAAAGCATGCGCGATGCGACGCCGACCAGTGGCGTCCTGGACAGCGAGCAGAGCCGCTTCTTCGCCGCGATTGGCGACCAGCAACTGGCGCAGGAACTGGCCTCGCAGGCTCCCCTCGGTTTCGCCGGGTTGATCGAGAGGCAACTCGCACGGCAACGAGGCGGCGTTGTGCAAACAGTCCCGCCGGCGCTGGGCTCAGGGTCGCCCGCGCAGTCGGTGCTGCCGGCAAGACGTCCACTGCCAGCCGTTGCGGCAGATCAGCCGGAGGTGCCACGCGCCGCCGCTGCCACGCCGGACGCCCGGGCCGACAGTGCGCAGCGCCGGCGCGATTTCGTCGATCGCGTCTGGTCGCACGCGGTCGAAGCCGCGACTCGGACCGGTGTTCCGGCACACTTCCTGGTTGCCCAGTCGGCGCTCGAGAGTGGTTGGGGAAAGCGTGAGCTGCGCATGGCCGACGGCTCGCCCAGCTTCAACGTCTTTGGCATCAAGGCCGGTCGCGGTTGGTCGGGTGCGACCGTCGAAGTGCAGACTACCGAGTTCGTCGATGGCATGCCGCAGAGCGTGCGAGCGAAGTTTCGTGCCTACGATTCCTATGCCGAGGCCTTCCGCGACTACGCGCAACTGCTCAGCAACCACCCGCGCTACGCCTCCGTCATCGGGCAGCAGGATGGTGTCCAGTTTGCACGTTCCCTGCAGCGGGCGGGCTATGCGACCGATCCGATGTATGCGGACAAGCTCGCTCGCATCATCGGTGGCAGCACGCTGCGACAGGCACTGTCTGCGGCCTGA
- the metG gene encoding methionine--tRNA ligase, with amino-acid sequence MTRKILVTSALPYANGAIHLGHLVEYIQTDIWVRFQKMRGHQCWYVCADDTHGTPIMLRAEQEGITPEALIERVHGEHTRDFAGFHIGFDDYHTTHSPETRACANEIYSRLRAAGLIETRTIEQYYDPLKRMFLPDRFIKGECPKCGAADQYGDNCESCGAAYTADELKNPYSAVSGARPELRRSEHFFFRLSDPRCQAFLRRWTQAEGRLQTEAANKLQEWLGDTDENRLTDWDISRDAPYFGFEIPDAPGKYFYVWLDAPIGYMGAFRHLCERQGLDFDEYWQPGSTAELYHFIGKDILYFHALFWPAELEHAGYRTPSKVFAHGFLTVDGSKMSKSRGTFITAASYLALGLDPEWLRYYYAAKLGGSMEDIDLNLDDFIARVNSDLVGKFVNIASRSAGFIVRKFGGRLCTCDESLPAIQAIRERRRSIAEHYEAREFGKAIREVMALTDLANQYVDSVKPWELARQPGRESELQAACSNALNLFRLFAILLKPVLPALAAKTEAFLNVAPLLWDDAATVLAAGHVINTYQHLLTRVDKHQIDALLAANRESLAATPPAAPPKHAERQENAAAIAVAQAAVATPAGPHISIDDFLGVDLRIARISEAGQVEGADKLLRLLLDVGPLGTRQVFAGIKAAYDPATLIGRLTVMVANLAPRKMKFGLSEGMILAASDPAGETPGIFLLAPDDGAKPGMRVR; translated from the coding sequence ATGACACGCAAGATCCTGGTCACATCCGCACTGCCCTATGCCAACGGCGCAATCCATCTCGGCCATCTCGTCGAGTACATCCAGACCGACATCTGGGTGCGCTTCCAGAAGATGCGCGGGCACCAGTGCTGGTACGTCTGCGCCGACGACACGCACGGAACGCCGATCATGTTGCGCGCCGAGCAGGAAGGGATCACGCCGGAGGCATTGATCGAACGGGTGCATGGCGAGCACACGCGAGACTTCGCTGGCTTCCACATCGGCTTCGACGACTATCACACGACCCATTCGCCGGAAACCCGCGCCTGCGCCAACGAGATCTACTCGCGCCTGCGCGCTGCCGGGCTGATCGAGACACGCACGATCGAGCAGTACTACGATCCGCTGAAGCGGATGTTCCTGCCCGACCGCTTCATCAAGGGCGAATGCCCGAAGTGCGGCGCCGCCGACCAGTACGGTGACAACTGCGAGAGCTGCGGTGCCGCCTACACCGCCGACGAACTGAAGAACCCCTACTCGGCGGTCTCCGGGGCACGGCCGGAACTGCGCCGTTCCGAGCACTTCTTTTTCCGCCTCTCGGATCCTCGCTGCCAGGCCTTTCTGCGGCGCTGGACGCAGGCCGAGGGCCGCCTGCAGACCGAAGCGGCGAACAAGCTGCAGGAGTGGCTGGGCGACACCGACGAGAACCGCCTCACCGACTGGGACATTTCGCGCGATGCCCCCTACTTCGGTTTCGAGATCCCGGATGCGCCGGGCAAGTATTTCTACGTCTGGCTCGACGCACCGATCGGCTACATGGGCGCCTTCCGCCATCTGTGTGAGCGTCAGGGCCTTGATTTCGACGAGTACTGGCAGCCAGGCTCGACGGCCGAACTCTACCACTTCATCGGCAAGGACATCCTCTACTTCCACGCGCTGTTCTGGCCGGCCGAACTCGAGCATGCGGGCTACCGGACGCCGAGCAAGGTGTTCGCACACGGCTTCCTGACCGTCGACGGATCCAAGATGTCGAAGTCGCGCGGCACCTTCATCACCGCCGCGAGCTACCTCGCCCTGGGCCTCGACCCGGAGTGGCTGCGCTACTACTACGCGGCCAAGCTCGGTGGCTCGATGGAGGACATCGACCTCAACCTCGACGACTTCATCGCCCGCGTCAACTCGGATCTGGTCGGCAAGTTCGTCAACATCGCCAGCCGCTCGGCCGGATTCATCGTCCGCAAGTTCGGCGGCCGCCTGTGCACCTGCGACGAATCGCTGCCGGCCATCCAGGCGATACGCGAACGCCGTCGGTCAATCGCCGAACACTACGAGGCGCGCGAGTTCGGCAAGGCGATCCGCGAGGTCATGGCGCTGACCGATCTCGCCAACCAGTATGTGGACAGCGTCAAGCCTTGGGAACTCGCGCGCCAACCGGGTCGCGAAAGCGAACTGCAGGCGGCCTGCAGCAACGCGCTCAACCTCTTCCGGCTGTTCGCGATCCTGCTCAAGCCGGTGCTGCCCGCACTCGCCGCGAAGACCGAAGCCTTCCTCAACGTGGCGCCACTGCTCTGGGACGATGCGGCCACTGTTCTCGCAGCCGGGCACGTGATCAACACGTATCAGCACCTGCTGACACGGGTGGACAAGCACCAGATCGATGCCCTGCTGGCCGCCAATCGCGAGTCGCTGGCAGCCACCCCCCCAGCAGCGCCACCGAAGCACGCCGAGCGCCAGGAGAACGCGGCCGCCATCGCCGTCGCACAGGCAGCCGTGGCGACACCGGCGGGGCCGCACATCAGCATCGACGATTTCCTGGGCGTCGATCTGCGCATCGCGCGCATCAGCGAAGCCGGGCAGGTCGAAGGCGCCGACAAGCTTCTGCGGCTGCTGCTCGACGTCGGGCCCCTCGGAACACGACAGGTCTTCGCCGGCATCAAGGCAGCCTACGATCCGGCGACCCTGATCGGCAGGCTGACGGTGATGGTCGCCAACCTGGCACCACGAAAGATGAAGTTCGGCCTGTCCGAAGGAATGATCCTTGCCGCTTCGGATCCGGCCGGTGAGACTCCCGGCATCTTCCTCCTGGCGCCGGATGACGGGGCGAAGCCCGGCATGCGCGTCCGCTGA
- a CDS encoding flagellar basal body P-ring protein FlgI, translated as MFPIIAGRPRCTRVGAAILAVLALAMPKTAVAAERIKDLASLQGVRNNQLVGYGLVVGLDGSGDQTTQAPFTSQSIINMLAQLGTTVSSVQGLQLKNVAAVMVTANLPPFARIGQQIDVTVSSMGNAKSLRGGTLVMTPLKGADGQIYAQAQGNLLVGGAGAASGGSKVVVNHLLAGRIAGGATVEREVPTALGQGPFVHYELGATDFGTAQKVVEAINRETAPGVAQALDGRVIRVIAPEEANSRVAFLGRIENLEVRPTKTVAKVIINPRTGSVVMNQTVTIDSCAVAHGNLSVIINTEQKVSQPNPLAAGQTVTTTQSEIDIKQGGGSLIHLKAGVSLAEVVKAINALGAGPQDLLSILQSMKAAGALRAELEII; from the coding sequence ATGTTCCCGATCATCGCCGGCAGGCCCCGCTGCACACGGGTCGGTGCGGCAATTCTTGCCGTCCTGGCGCTGGCAATGCCGAAGACGGCCGTGGCGGCGGAAAGGATCAAGGATCTGGCGTCCTTGCAGGGGGTGCGCAACAACCAACTGGTCGGTTATGGTCTGGTGGTCGGACTCGACGGCAGCGGCGACCAGACGACGCAGGCGCCCTTCACGTCGCAGAGCATCATCAACATGCTGGCGCAATTGGGTACTACCGTGAGCTCGGTGCAGGGGTTACAGCTGAAGAACGTCGCGGCGGTGATGGTGACGGCCAATCTGCCGCCCTTTGCGCGCATCGGCCAGCAGATCGACGTGACCGTCTCGTCGATGGGGAACGCCAAGAGCCTGCGCGGCGGGACGCTGGTGATGACGCCGCTGAAGGGCGCCGACGGCCAGATATACGCCCAGGCGCAGGGCAACCTGCTGGTCGGCGGCGCCGGCGCGGCGTCCGGTGGCAGCAAGGTGGTGGTCAACCACCTGCTGGCGGGTCGCATTGCCGGAGGAGCGACGGTCGAGCGCGAAGTCCCGACGGCGCTTGGCCAGGGGCCATTCGTGCACTATGAACTCGGAGCGACGGATTTCGGGACCGCGCAGAAGGTGGTCGAGGCGATCAACCGGGAGACGGCACCGGGGGTCGCCCAGGCTCTCGACGGACGGGTGATTCGCGTCATCGCCCCCGAGGAGGCGAACAGTCGCGTCGCTTTCCTCGGGCGGATCGAGAACCTCGAAGTTCGACCGACGAAGACGGTGGCGAAGGTGATCATCAATCCGCGCACCGGTTCGGTGGTCATGAACCAGACGGTCACCATCGACTCCTGCGCGGTCGCTCATGGTAATCTTTCGGTGATCATCAACACGGAGCAGAAGGTCAGTCAGCCCAACCCGCTGGCAGCCGGACAGACGGTGACGACGACGCAGAGCGAGATTGACATCAAGCAGGGCGGCGGGTCGCTGATCCACCTCAAGGCGGGGGTCAGCCTTGCCGAGGTGGTGAAGGCGATCAATGCACTTGGCGCCGGACCACAGGATCTGCTGTCGATCCTGCAGTCGATGAAGGCCGCCGGCGCGCTGCGTGCCGAACTCGAGATCATCTGA
- a CDS encoding flagellar basal body L-ring protein FlgH, translating into MPARPSRLLPLALLLLAACTTVPPTNVHQPMTARPQPRPEQLAAALASTGSIYQAGASRTLFEDRRARYVGDTITVTITENTSAATKSNNSVAKTGSINASVGPNLNLPGKTLTELKANSSNVASGKGDAAANNVFTGTITVTVVEVLPNGNLLVSGEKQVAIGHGQEYIRLSGVVNPYFVNATNTIASSQIADARIEYKESGAISEAQVMGWLARFFLTVLPF; encoded by the coding sequence ATGCCTGCCCGACCATCCCGGCTGCTGCCTCTCGCTCTCCTGCTGCTCGCCGCCTGTACCACCGTGCCGCCAACCAACGTGCATCAGCCGATGACTGCCCGACCGCAGCCGCGGCCGGAGCAGTTGGCGGCAGCTCTGGCCTCGACTGGCAGCATCTATCAGGCGGGTGCCTCGCGCACGCTGTTCGAGGATCGGCGTGCGCGGTATGTCGGCGACACGATCACGGTGACGATCACCGAGAACACTTCCGCGGCAACGAAGTCGAACAACAGCGTCGCCAAGACCGGCAGCATCAACGCCTCGGTCGGGCCGAACCTCAATCTGCCGGGGAAGACTCTGACCGAACTCAAGGCGAACAGCAGCAACGTTGCCAGCGGCAAGGGCGATGCGGCCGCAAACAACGTGTTCACCGGGACAATCACGGTGACGGTGGTCGAGGTCCTGCCGAATGGCAATCTGCTGGTATCCGGCGAGAAACAGGTGGCGATTGGTCATGGGCAGGAATACATCCGCCTGTCGGGCGTCGTCAATCCCTACTTTGTCAACGCCACCAACACCATCGCTTCGTCACAGATCGCCGATGCGCGCATTGAGTACAAGGAGAGCGGTGCCATCAGCGAGGCGCAGGTGATGGGCTGGCTGGCCCGCTTCTTTCTCACCGTTCTCCCCTTCTGA
- the flgL gene encoding flagellar hook-associated protein FlgL codes for MRISTSQLYAAGANGIERRQNQLLRLQEQLSSGRRLLSPADDPVAAARALEVTQAKEIGAQYARNQGIATDRLRLVDSQLTSLTEVLQSVRSRLVQAGNTVLADTDRQAIASELEARFEEMLGIANSRSAEGEFLFSGHRGSTMPFARGAAVPPATTGFVSYSGDDGERLLQVAASQQMATGVAGSELFMQLREGNGSFVAAASGNGTAVPNQGSGVIGQGSVLDQGKWTAAVNGGFAWQGTDDRALQIRFSSVAGVSSYQLFDVSQPAPPATPLPATAVGPVLPFTPGQVIPLVTTQPPAPSAGVDFGAQVLISGSPAAGDTFSVRPSVNKSVFQTLQETIDLLRLPLDSGTARTEFTGRMQGHLAGIDQALAKTGEVQSRVGSHLQTLEQLSDNASVLDIQYQQTLSDLVDLDYVRAISDFTREQVSLEAAQKSFVAISGLSLFKYL; via the coding sequence ATGCGCATCAGTACCAGCCAGCTTTACGCAGCCGGCGCAAACGGGATCGAGCGCCGGCAGAACCAGCTCCTCAGGCTGCAGGAGCAACTGTCCAGCGGGCGCCGGCTGCTGAGCCCGGCTGATGATCCGGTGGCCGCGGCGCGGGCGCTGGAAGTCACACAGGCGAAGGAGATCGGCGCTCAGTACGCGCGCAATCAGGGCATCGCGACCGACCGTCTGCGGCTCGTCGATAGCCAGTTGACGAGTCTGACCGAGGTGTTGCAGAGCGTTCGCAGCCGCCTCGTCCAGGCCGGCAATACAGTCCTCGCCGACACGGATCGGCAGGCGATCGCCAGTGAACTCGAGGCGCGGTTCGAGGAGATGCTCGGCATCGCCAACAGCCGCAGCGCCGAGGGGGAGTTCCTCTTCTCCGGTCACCGCGGGTCGACGATGCCGTTTGCCCGTGGCGCTGCGGTGCCGCCGGCGACGACCGGCTTCGTCAGCTATTCCGGCGACGATGGCGAGCGCCTGCTGCAGGTGGCTGCGTCGCAGCAGATGGCGACCGGCGTCGCCGGCAGCGAGCTGTTCATGCAGCTGCGAGAAGGCAACGGCAGCTTCGTCGCCGCCGCCAGTGGCAACGGGACAGCCGTGCCGAACCAGGGAAGCGGCGTCATCGGCCAAGGGTCGGTGCTCGACCAGGGGAAGTGGACGGCCGCGGTAAACGGCGGCTTCGCCTGGCAGGGAACGGACGATCGCGCCCTGCAGATTCGCTTCTCGTCGGTCGCCGGGGTGAGCAGTTATCAGCTCTTCGACGTCTCGCAGCCAGCGCCACCGGCGACACCGCTACCGGCAACGGCGGTCGGACCGGTTCTGCCCTTCACGCCGGGGCAGGTGATCCCTCTGGTCACGACCCAGCCGCCGGCGCCGTCGGCAGGGGTCGACTTCGGCGCCCAGGTGTTGATCTCGGGGTCTCCCGCTGCCGGCGACACCTTCAGCGTCCGGCCGAGTGTCAACAAGAGCGTCTTCCAGACCTTGCAGGAGACGATCGACCTGCTGCGCCTGCCGCTCGACTCGGGTACGGCGCGTACCGAGTTCACCGGCAGGATGCAGGGGCACTTGGCGGGCATCGATCAGGCGCTGGCGAAGACCGGCGAGGTGCAGTCCCGCGTCGGTAGCCACCTGCAGACTCTCGAGCAACTGAGCGACAACGCCAGCGTCCTCGACATCCAGTATCAACAGACCCTGTCCGATCTCGTTGACCTCGACTACGTGCGCGCGATCTCGGACTTCACCCGGGAGCAGGTCAGCCTCGAGGCGGCACAGAAGTCCTTTGTCGCGATCAGCGGGCTGAGCCTGTTCAAGTACCTGTGA